From a single Salvia miltiorrhiza cultivar Shanhuang (shh) unplaced genomic scaffold, IMPLAD_Smil_shh original_scaffold_350_2, whole genome shotgun sequence genomic region:
- the LOC131004166 gene encoding uncharacterized protein At2g29880-like — translation MGDSQPQDSKKRAVYEAWTKEQSDALLDILVESAHRGWRDNSGLFSKATVDERILPVLNKNLRCNKNYNHYQSRIKWFKSRWNAYSTLLKFNSGFGYDNNTKKFTAPDEVWDAYIEAHPKDAFLRTGSFSDFEDLGLAVGNGVAVGRNAIGVGSATNARTIRVDESRGPLIEELNYNVDTEAFVVLGQDDPPLSDSKSPLESTEVPVESTQRRAPAKRSRGQFETNSGHTENSSHQELMVEIKKNH, via the exons atgggAGACTCTCAACCACAAGATTCCAAAAAAAGGGCAGTGTATGAAGCATGGACAAAGGAACAAAGTGATGCCTTGTTAGATATTCTGGTTGAGTCTGCACATAGGGGATGGCGCGATAATAGTGGTTTATTTAGCAAAGCCACAGTAGATGAAAGGATATTGCCTGTTCTAAATAAAAACCTTAGgtgcaataaaaattataatcactaCCAAAGTCGTATCAAATGGTTTAAGAGCCGTTGGAATGCTTATTCAACACTCTTGAAGTTTAACTCTGGTTTTGGCTATGACAACAACACCAAGAAATTCACGGCCCCAGATGAAGTATGGGATGCGTATATAGAG gctcaCCCAAAAGATGCATTCTTACGTACTGGGAGTTTTTCGGATTTTGAAGACTTGGGGCTTGCTGTTGGAAACGGTGTGGCTGTAGGAAGAAACGCAATTGGAGTGGGCAGTGCTACTAATGCTAGGACAATAAGAGTTGATGAAAGTAGAGGTCCGCTCATAGAGGAGTTGAATTACAATGTTGATACTGAGGCGTTTGTAGTACTGGGTCAAGATGATCCACCGTTATCCGACTCCAAATCACCTTTGGAGTCCACTGAAGTGCCTGTGGAGTCCACTCAGAGAAGAGCTCCCGCCAAAAGAAGCAGAGGCCAGTTTGAGACAAATTCAGGCCACACTGAAAATAGTTCGCATCAGGAGCTCAtggtagaaattaaaaaaaatcactag